One part of the Prionailurus bengalensis isolate Pbe53 chromosome B2, Fcat_Pben_1.1_paternal_pri, whole genome shotgun sequence genome encodes these proteins:
- the LOC122490573 gene encoding olfactory receptor 2W1-like has protein sequence MNKNNGSSMTDFILLGFSDRPQLEHIISGVVFIFYIVTLVGNTTIILVSNLDSQLHTPMYFFLSNLSFLDLCYATSIIPQMLANLWGPTKSITYGGCVLQFFFALDLGATECLLLAVMAYDRYAAVCQPLHYTVIMHPQLCQKMVLVAWLGGLGSALILCSLTLKLPRCGHREVDNFFCEMPALLKMACVYSKVIEVIVYALGVIFLLVPLLLILISYAVITQAVMRIKSTARWSRILNTCGSHLTVVTLFYGTLIYMYMKPQNNTSQDEGKFFTLFYTIVTPTLNPLIYTLRNKDVKSAVKRILCAEKWSAKS, from the coding sequence ATGAACAAAAACAATGGAAGTTCCATGACAGACTTCATCCTGCTGGGGTTTTCTGATCGACCCCAATTAGAACACATCATCTCTGGGGTTGTCTTCATCTTCTATATTGTGACTCTGGTAGGAAACACAACCATCATCCTTGTATCTAACCTAGACAGCCAGCTCCATACTCCTATGTATTTCTTCCTATCCAATTTGTCTTTTCTGGACCTCTGTTATGCAACTAGCATTATCCCACAGATGCTGGCAAATCTATGGGGTCCAACAAAGTCTATTACCTACGGAGGGTGTGTGCTCCAATTCTTCTTTGCCCTTGACTTGGGAGCCACAGAATGTCTTCTCTTGGCTGTGATGGCCTATGATCGCTATGCCGCTGTCTGTCAACCTCTTCACTACACAGTAATAATGCACCCTCAACTTTGCCAAAAGATGGTGCTTGTCGCCTGGTTAGGTGGTCTTGGCAGTGCCTTAATTCTTTGCTCCTTGACTCTGAAACTGCCAAGATGTGGGCACCGGGAGGTGGACAATTTTTTCTGTGAGATGCCAGCATTGCTCAAGATGGCTTGTGTCTACTCAAAAGTAATTGAGGTCATTGTCTATGCTCTTGGAGTGATATTTCTTCTAGTACCTCTATTACTAATTCTAATCTCATACGCAGTTATCACTCAAGCTGTCATGAGGATCAAGTCAACAGCAAGGTGGAGTAGGATCCTTAATACCTGTGGTTCCCACCTCACAGTAGTAACTCTGTTTTATGGAACACTCATTTATATGTACATGAAGCCACAGAATAACACATCCCAAGATGAGGGGAAGTTCTTTACACTCTTTTACACAATTGTTACACCTACCCTTAACCCTCTGATCTacactttaagaaacaaagatgtaAAGAGTGCAGTAAAGAGAATACTGTGTGCAGAAAAATGGTCAGCAAAGTCATGA
- the LOC122490574 gene encoding putative olfactory receptor 2B3, which produces MNWANESSTREFILLGFSDRPWLQMPLFVLLLISYTFTIFGNVSIMMVCILDPKLHTPMYFFLTNLSILDLCYTTSTVPHMLTNICRNKKTISYGGCVAQLIIFLALGATECLLLAVMSFDRYVAVCKPLHYVVIMNHWFCVRVVAFSWFTGFGNSVLQSSLTLNMPRCGRQEVDHFFCEVPALLKLSCADTKPIESELFFFSVLILLIPVTLILISYGFIAQAVLRIRSAEGRRKAFGTCGSHMVVVSLFFGTGIYMYLQPPSSTSKDWGKMVSLFYGIITPMLNPLIYSLRNKDMKEAFKRVMPKIFFCKK; this is translated from the coding sequence ATGAATTGGGCTAATGAGAGCTCCACAAGAGAGTTTATACTACTTGGCTTCTCAGACAGGCCCTGGCTACAGATGCCCCTGTTTGTGCTTCTATTAATATCATATACATTCACCATCTTTGGCAATGTGTCCATCATGATGGTGTGCATTCTGGATCCCAAACTTCATACacccatgtatttcttcctcacTAATCTCTCCATCTTAGATCTGTGCTATACCACAAGCACAGTCCCTCATATGTTGACAAATATTTGTCGCAACAAAAAGACCATCAGCTACGGTGGCTGTGTGGCACAGCTCATCATCTTCCTGGCCCTGGGAGCTACTGAGTGTCTCCTCCTGGCTGTCATGTCCTTTGACAGATATGTGGCAGTCTGCAAACCCCTGCACTATGTAGTTATTATGAATCATTGGTTCTGCGTAAGGGTGGTAGCCTTCTCGTGGTTCACTGGCTTTGGTAATTCAGTGTTGCAGTCTTCCTTGACCCTTAACATGCCACGTTGTGGTCGCCAGGAAGTGGACCACTTTTTCTGTGAGGTGCCTGCCCTTCTCAAGTTGTCGTGTGCTGACACAAAGCCTATTGAGTCTGAGCTCTTTTTCTTTAGTGTATTAATTCTGCTAATTCCAGTGACATTGATCCTCATTTCCTATGGCTTTATAGCTCAAGCAGTGTTGAGAATCAGGTCAGCAGAAGGACGACGAAAAGCTTTTGGGACATGTGGGTCCCACATGGTTGTAGTGTCTCTCTTTTTTGGTACAGGCATCTACATGTATCTACAACCACCTTCATCCACCTCTAAGGACTGGGGAAAGATGGTTTCCCTCTTCTATGGGATCATTACACCCATGTTGAACCCCCTTATCTACAGTCTTAGAAATAAAGATATGAAGGAGGCCTTCAAGAGGGTGATGCCAAAAATCTTTTTCTGTAAGAAGTAA
- the LOC122490572 gene encoding olfactory receptor 2W1-like, producing MNKNNGSSMTDFILLGFSDRPQLEHIISGVVFIFYIVTLVGNTTIILVSNLDSQLHTPMYFFLSNLSFLDLCYATSITPQMLANLWGPTKSITYGGCVLQFFFALDLGATECLLLAVMAYDRYAAVCQPLHYTVIMHPQLCQKMVLVAWLGGLGSALILCSLTLKLPRCGHREVNNFICEMPALLKMACVYSKVIEVIVYALGVIFLLAPLSLILISYAIITQAVMKIKSTARWRKVLNTCGSHLTVVTLFYGTIIYMYMKPQNSTSEDEGKFLTLFYTIVTPTLNPLIYTLRNKDVKNAVKRILYVRKWSAKS from the coding sequence ATGAACAAAAACAATGGAAGTTCCATGACAGACTTCATCCTGCTGGGGTTTTCTGATCGACCCCAATTAGAACACATCATCTCTGGGGTTGTCTTCATCTTCTATATTGTGACTCTGGTAGGAAACACAACCATCATCCTTGTATCTAACCTAGACAGCCAGCTCCATACTCCTATGTATTTCTTCCTATCCAATTTGTCTTTTCTGGACCTCTGTTATGCAACTAGCATTACCCCACAGATGCTGGCAAATCTATGGGGTCCAACAAAGTCTATTACCTACGGAGGGTGTGTGCTCCAATTCTTCTTTGCCCTTGACTTGGGAGCCACAGAATGTCTTCTCTTGGCTGTGATGGCCTATGATCGCTATGCCGCTGTCTGTCAACCTCTTCACTACACAGTAATAATGCACCCTCAACTTTGCCAAAAGATGGTGCTTGTCGCCTGGTTAGGTGGTCTTGGCAGTGCCTTAATTCTTTGCTCCTTGACTCTGAAACTGCCAAGATGTGGGCACCGGGAGGTGAATAATTTTATCTGTGAGATGCCAGCATTGCTCAAGATGGCTTGTGTCTACTCAAAAGTAATTGAGGTCATTGTCTATGCTCTTGGAGTGATATTTCTTCTAGCACCTTTATCATTAATTCTCATCTCATATGCAATTATCACTCAAGCTGTCATGAAGATCAAGTCAACAGCAAGGTGGCGTAAGGTCCTTAATACATGCGGTTCCCACCTCACAGTAGTAACTCTGTTTTATGGAACAATCATTTATATGTACATGAAGCCACAGAATAGCACATCTGAAGATGAGGGGAAGTTCCTCACTCTCTTTTACACAATCGTCACACCCACCCTTAACCCTCTGATCTACACTTTAAGAAACAAGGATGTGAAGAATGCAGTAAAAAGAATACTGTATGTGAGAAAATGGTCAGCAAAGTCATGA